A genomic window from Parasteatoda tepidariorum isolate YZ-2023 chromosome 10, CAS_Ptep_4.0, whole genome shotgun sequence includes:
- the LOC107441795 gene encoding putative 115 kDa protein in type-1 retrotransposable element R1DM, with translation MTNQLPNQIKCLQINLNNCRAATALSARFAQDNNVAIILIQDPYLTNSKLYGYPNQWTTHHSNNKEAWLVITKTTTINLIPATESAAFANITTSLGNIIIGSQYVRPHADLSTALDEWSGLISDKPLILGADLNARSTQWGNTTTDNRGDLLIDFNIAHDLIRLNVQTPLTTFYTPHAKGNPDFTIGNRDGSILVNDWTVNDTHTARDHRYITFNLSQSLIVPTSNRLKTNFGNHPKFIKLIQSEASGLIDNCNKIATITDLDEHTRALIKTVTAIATKTYRYRKIKPSTSPTWWTNKLKYERNRLNALNKRLQASKDPIKTKLNKEEYNKAKATYRKLITKAKETSWKQFCNNHSDSYGAAYKLGHGKLFKPTDLNLKLPNNNIPNKQEVLVYPSKFHFPDKDDTIADQPPLYTQHTNTELHADTKEVRDALFAFLTTKAPGPDGLDFMIWRRVFEADSNILTNWVNKFLTLNHFPNNLKSATVVYFAKPGKDTTQPDAYRPICLLPTLGKLLEKIINQRLIHFLEINNKLSDKQFGFREGRSTESALKIVINEAKTAKKNKNCKNTNYKMLISVDIKGAFDSIHWDQIITRLNDLNCPKQLVNLINSYLTNRSIEFDGGLGQTKLNTYKGCPQGSCLGPLLWLIIADIFLQDFNQNNVKTIAFVDDYGFIISGNKRNELETNANMAMNTFNDFCTKYHLNLSINKCNFMTFKNPFKQTPPIVKINNQSIKPVTSIKYLGPLRGFTFFR, from the coding sequence ATGACCAATCAATTACCAAACCAAATTAAATGCCTCCAAATTAACTTAAACAACTGCAGAGCGGCAACAGCCCTCTCTGCCAGGTTCGCCCAAGATAATAACgtagctataattttaattcaagatCCTTACCTAACCAATAGCAAACTATATGGTTACCCAAACCAGTGGACCACACACCACTCCAATAATAAAGAGGCCTGGTTGGTCATAactaaaacaacaacaataaatctAATACCAGCAACTGAATCAGCAGCCTTCGCTAACATAACTACCTCATTAGGTAACATCATTATCGGCTCGCAGTACGTCAGGCCACACGCAGATCTCTCAACAGCACTAGATGAGTGGAGCGGCCTAATATCGGACAAACCACTCATACTAGGTGCAGATCTGAATGCCAGGTCAACTCAATGGGGCAACACAACAACAGACAATAGAGGAGATCTTCTAATAGACTTTAATATTGCCCATGACCTGATTAGACTTAACGTACAAACACCACTAACTACTTTTTATACGCCACACGCGAAGGGTAATCCCGACTTCACCATAGGAAATCGTGACGGCTCCATATTAGTCAACGACTGGACCGTCAACGATACACATACTGCGCGCGATCATAGATATATCACGTTTAACCTTAGCCAATCCTTAATTGTTCCAACTTCAAACCgtctaaaaactaattttggcAACCATCCTAAGTTTATCAAATTGATACAGAGCGAGGCCTCAGGCCTTATAGACAACTGCAATAAAATAGCAACAATAACAGACCTAGACGAGCACACCAGGGCTCTAATTAAAACAGTAACCGCAATAGCAACTAAAACATACAGATACAGAAAGATTAAACCCTCAACCTCGCCCACATGGTGGACAAACAAACTTAAATACGAAAGAAATAGGTTAAATGCACTAAATAAAAGATTACAAGCAAGCAAAGACCCTATAAAAACCAAACTCAATAAAGAAGAATACAATAAAGCAAAAGCTACATACCGCAAACTAATAACTAAAGCAAAAGAAACCTCCTGGAAGCAATTCTGCAATAATCATTCAGACTCTTATGGTGCAGCTTATAAACTGGGCCACGGTAAACTATTCAAACCAACAGACCTTAACCTAAAATTACCTAACAATAATATTCCAAACAAACAGGAAGTCCTGGTGTATCCATCCAAATTTCACTTCCCAGACAAAGACGATACCATCGCGGACCAACCACCTCTATACACACAACACACAAACACTGAACTACACGCAGACACAAAGGAGGTGAGAGATGCTCTCTTTGCCTTCCTTACAACTAAAGCACCAGGTCCAGACGGGCTAGACTTCATGATTTGGAGGCGCGTCTTCGAGGCCGACTCGAACATTCTAACTAACTGGGTCAACAAATTCTTAACTCTAAACCACTTTccaaataacttaaaatcagCTACCGTCGTGTACTTCGCCAAACCTGGCAAGGACACGACACAACCGGATGCATATCGACCGATCTGCCTTCTACCAACATTAGGCAAATTACTAGAGAAAATAATCAACCAACGACTAATACACTTcttagaaataaacaataaactcAGTGATAAACAATTCGGCTTCCGAGAAGGCAGATCAACAGAGTCAGCACTTAAAATAGTAATCAACGAAGcaaaaacagcaaaaaagaacaaaaactgtaaaaatactaattacaaAATGCTAATCTCGGTCGACATTAAGGGCGCCTTCGACTCAATACATTGGGACCAAATAATAACAAGACTAAACGATCTCAACTGCCCGAAGCAGCTAGTAAACTTAATCAACAGCTACCTAACCAACAGATCAATTGAATTCGACGGCGGTCTAGGACAAACTAAACTTAACACCTACAAGGGCTGCCCACAGGGGTCATGCCTAGGCCCACTCCTGTGGTTAATTATCGCGGACATTTTCCTGCaagattttaatcaaaacaatgTAAAGACAATAGCTTTCGTAGATGACTACGGTTTCATCATATCAGGCAATAAACGTAACGAATTAGAAACTAACGCTAATATGGCCATGAACacctttaatgattt